From the genome of Motacilla alba alba isolate MOTALB_02 chromosome 13, Motacilla_alba_V1.0_pri, whole genome shotgun sequence, one region includes:
- the SLC4A9 gene encoding anion exchange protein 4 isoform X2 produces the protein MRAHMPGASGTALRAADSCSQPRLECSNPGALSQAFGCSIFPSSMATAARRAGAALQREERGDVTCPLLFIQLNQLLNTPAGLEWREMARWIKFEEKVEDGGERWSAPHVPALPLHSLFQLRTCLQKGTLLLDLDATSFKEIIDKALSEQPEEAELQPALKERLAALLLLQPQHQPTKSLLQLLAELGLSLCQGKAKGRSEPRTQVSKTPLKEQLRNRFKKKVPPGAEAAHVAVGEVEFLEKPFIAFIRLRHGVSLGSLAEVSLPSRFLFILLGPPKVKAYQEVGRAMATLLTDELFQRVARQAEHREDLMAGIEAFLDELVVLPPGKWDPGARIPPPSHLPAPRRRTAVDPLDQQPHGNGDMTAAGDRASPGHPHSGEELERTGRLFGGLLRDIRRKAPWYGSDFSDALHPQCLSAVLYIYLATVTNAITFGGMLGDATANMQGVLESFLGTAFAGSIFCLFSGQPLTILSSTGPVLVFERLLFSFSQDHGLDYLEFRLWIGLWVAFFGVVLVATEASHLVRYFTRFTEEGFCALISLIFIYDSLKKMLSLADAFPINWQYRLDNVTSYSCTCNLSSPGHSSAGNDSSLPSPLATRQVQPLLPGRQERPGGEPKVSMCDPSSPPTSSLQPPATPAGLSRTQCLDRGGHLLGTSCHYVPDVTLISFLLFGGTFLFCTALKHFRSSRYFPVGVRKLVSDFAVILAILASCAVDALLGLETPKLLVPSELKPTNPARGWIVFPFGANPWWVCLLSAVPAVLVTILIFMDQQITAVILNRREYKLQKGAGFHLDLLCVSLLMVVTSVTGLPWYVSATVISLAHMDSLRKESATSAPGEPPEFLGIREQRLTGLAVFILMGASVFMAPVLKHIPMPVLYGAFLHMGVTALNSIQLMDRVRLLLMPAKHQPDLAYLRHVPLRRVHLFTSIQLLCLALLWLLKSTVAAIIFPVMLLALLGIRKGLERIFSPHDLSWLDGPVPGPGAAGPRPRERTEQGSRAEESERLQRRDARSNRAVS, from the exons ATGCGAGCCCACATGCCCGGGGCGAGTGGCACGGCTCTCCGGGCAGCAGacagctgctcacagcccagactAGAGTGCAGCAACCCTGGAGCTCTCTCACAGGCTTTCGGCTGCAGCATCTTCCCCTCCAGCATGGCCACCGCGGCCCGGCGAGCTGGTGCCGCCCTGCAGCGGGAGGAGAGGGGGGACGTCACCTGCCCGCTGCTCTTCATCCAGCTCAACCAGCTCCTCAACACCCCGGCGGGGCTGGAGTGGAGGGAGATGGCCAG gtgGATCAAGTTTGAGGAGAAGGTGGAGGATGGCGGGGAGCGCTGGAGTGCACCCcatgtcccagctctgcccctgcacagcctgttccagctGAGGACATGCCTGCAGAAGGGGACACTGCTTCTGGATCTGGATGCCACCAGTTTCAAGGAAATAATTG ACAAAGCACTTTCCGAGCAGcctgaggaagcagagctgcagcctgcactgAAGGAGCGCCTGgcagccctcctgctcctccagccacagcaccagcccacaaaatccctgctgcagctccttgccGAGCTTGGTCTCTCTCTGTGCCAAG GGAAAGCCAAAGGCAGGTCTGAGCCCAGAACCCAGGTCTCCAAAACACCTCTTAAGGAGCAG CTGCGAAACAGATTCAAGAAGAAGGTCCCACCAGGGGCTGAAGCAGCCCACGTTGCTGTCGGGGAAGTTGAATTCCTGGAAAAGCCCTTCATTGCCTTCATTCGCCTCAGGCATGGCGTGTCCCTTGGCTCACTGGCTGAGGTTTCTCTTCCAAGCAG GTTCCTCTTCATCCTGCTGGGCCCCCCCAAAGTGAAAGCCTACCAGGAGGTAGGCAGGGCCATGGCCACACTGCTGACAGATGAG CTCTTCCAAAGAGTTGCCCGGCAGGCTGAGCACCGAGAGGACCTCATGGCAGGGATAGAGGCATTTCTGGATGAGCTGGTTGTGCTTCCTCCTGGGAAGTGGGACCCTGGTGCCCGAATTCCTCCTCCAAGCCATCTGCCAGCTCCACGCAGGAG gaCGGCTGTGGACCCACTGGACCAGCAGCCACATGGTAATGGGGACAtgacagcagctggggacagagccagcccagggcacccacactctggggaggagctggagaggacaGGCAG gcTTTTTGGAGGGCTGCTGCGAGACATCCGGAGGAAGGCACCGTGGTACGGCAGCGACTTCTCCGACGCCCTGCACCCTCAGTGCCTCTCAGCAGTGCTCTACATCTACCTGGCGACAGTCACCAATGCCATCACCTTCGGGGGCATGCTGGGGGATGCAACCGCCAACATGCAG GGGGTGCTGGAGAGCTTCCTGGGCACAGCCTTTGCTGGCTCCATCTTCTGCCTCTTTTCGGGCCAACCCCTGACCATCCTGAGCAGCACCGGCCCCGTGCTCGTCTTTGAGcgcctcctcttctccttcagccA GGATCACGGCCTGGACTACCTGGAGTTCCGCCTCTGGATTGGGCTCTGGGTGGCCTTTTTCGGTGTGGTGCTGGTGGCCACTGAGGCCAGTCACCTGGTGAGGTACTTCACCCGCTTCACCGAGGAAGGCTTCTGCGCACTCATCAGCCTGATATTCATCTACGACTCCCTGAAGAAGATGCTGAGCCTGGCAGATGCCTTCCCCATCAACTGGCAGTACCGGCTGGACAACGTCACCTCCTACAGCTGCACCTGCAACTTGTCCAGCCCCG GCCACAGCTCGGCAGGGAATGACTCGTCGCTGCCCTCACCCCTGGCCACCCGGCAGGtacagcccctgctgccaggcaggcaggaaaggccCGGGGGTGAGCCCAAGGTGTCCATGTGTGATCCCTCCTCACCACCCACCTcgtccctgcagcctcctgccaccccagcagggctgagcaggacCCAGTGCCTGGATCGAGGCGGGCATCtcctggggacaagctgccactaTGTGCCCGATGTCACCCTcatctccttcctgctctttgGGGGCACCTTCCTCTTCTGCACCGCACTCAAGCACTTCAGGAGCAGCCGCTACTTCCCCGTGGGG GTGCGGAAGCTGGTGAGCGACTTCGCTGTCATCCTGGCCATCCTCGCCTCCTGCGCTGTCGATGCTCTCCTGGGCCTGGAGACCCCCAAGTTGCTTGTCCCCAGCGAGCTGAAG CCCACAAACCCAGCACGGGGCTGGATCGTTTTCCCCTTTGGAGCCAACCCGTGGTGGGTCTGCCTGCTGTCCGCGGTGCCCGCTGTCCTTGTCACCATCCTCATTTTCATGGACCAGCAGATCACAGCTGTCATTCTTAACCGCAGGGAGTACaagctgcag aaaggagCAGGCTTCCACCTGGACCTCCTCTGTGTCTCCCTCCTGATGGTCGTCACCTCTGTCACTGGCCTCCCCTGGTATGTCTCAGCCACTGTTATCTCCCTGGCACACATGGACAGCCTGAGGAAGGAGAGTGCAACCTCAGCCCCCGGCGAGCCCCCCGAGTTCCTGGGCATCAG ggagcagaggctgacAGGCCTGGCTGTCTTCATCCTGATGGGAGCCTCTGTCTTCATGGCCCCCGTGCTCAAG CACATCCCGATGCCGGTGCTGTATGGGGCGTTCCTGCACATGGGGGTGACGGCCCTGAACAGCATccag CTCATGGACCGCGTGCGGCTGCTCCTGATGCCAGCCAAGCACCAGCCAGACCTTGCCTACCTCCGCCACGTGCCCCTGCGCCGGGTGCACCTCTTCACcagcatccagctgctctgcctggccctgctctggctTCTCAAGTCCACCGTGGCCGCTATTATTTTCCCAGTGATG ctgctggcgctgctgggGATCCGGAAGGGGCTGGAGCGCATCTTCTCCCCGCACGACCTGAGCTGGCTGGACGGGCCCGtgcccgggccgggggcggcggggccaCGGCCCCGGGAGCGGAcggagcagggcagcagagccgaGGAG AGCGAGCGGCTGCAGCGCCGGGACGCGCGGAGCAACCGGGCCGTGAGCTAG
- the SLC4A9 gene encoding anion exchange protein 4 isoform X4, with translation MRAHMPGASGTALRAADSCSQPRLECSNPGALSQAFGCSIFPSSMATAARRAGAALQREERGDVTCPLLFIQLNQLLNTPAGLEWREMARWIKFEEKVEDGGERWSAPHVPALPLHSLFQLRTCLQKGTLLLDLDATSFKEIIDKALSEQPEEAELQPALKERLAALLLLQPQHQPTKSLLQLLAELGLSLCQGKAKGRSEPRTQVSKTPLKEQLRNRFKKKVPPGAEAAHVAVGEVEFLEKPFIAFIRLRHGVSLGSLAEVSLPSRFLFILLGPPKVKAYQEVGRAMATLLTDELFQRVARQAEHREDLMAGIEAFLDELVVLPPGKWDPGARIPPPSHLPAPRRRTAVDPLDQQPHGNGDMTAAGDRASPGHPHSGEELERTGRLFGGLLRDIRRKAPWYGSDFSDALHPQCLSAVLYIYLATVTNAITFGGMLGDATANMQGVLESFLGTAFAGSIFCLFSGQPLTILSSTGPVLVFERLLFSFSQDHGLDYLEFRLWIGLWVAFFGVVLVATEASHLVRYFTRFTEEGFCALISLIFIYDSLKKMLSLADAFPINWQYRLDNVTSYSCTCNLSSPGHSSAGNDSSLPSPLATRQPPATPAGLSRTQCLDRGGHLLGTSCHYVPDVTLISFLLFGGTFLFCTALKHFRSSRYFPVGVRKLVSDFAVILAILASCAVDALLGLETPKLLVPSELKPTNPARGWIVFPFGANPWWVCLLSAVPAVLVTILIFMDQQITAVILNRREYKLQKGAGFHLDLLCVSLLMVVTSVTGLPWYVSATVISLAHMDSLRKESATSAPGEPPEFLGIREQRLTGLAVFILMGASVFMAPVLKHIPMPVLYGAFLHMGVTALNSIQLMDRVRLLLMPAKHQPDLAYLRHVPLRRVHLFTSIQLLCLALLWLLKSTVAAIIFPVMLLALLGIRKGLERIFSPHDLSWLDGPVPGPGAAGPRPRERTEQGSRAEEVGALLGASLGHSRRGAAALARGGAMAAR, from the exons ATGCGAGCCCACATGCCCGGGGCGAGTGGCACGGCTCTCCGGGCAGCAGacagctgctcacagcccagactAGAGTGCAGCAACCCTGGAGCTCTCTCACAGGCTTTCGGCTGCAGCATCTTCCCCTCCAGCATGGCCACCGCGGCCCGGCGAGCTGGTGCCGCCCTGCAGCGGGAGGAGAGGGGGGACGTCACCTGCCCGCTGCTCTTCATCCAGCTCAACCAGCTCCTCAACACCCCGGCGGGGCTGGAGTGGAGGGAGATGGCCAG gtgGATCAAGTTTGAGGAGAAGGTGGAGGATGGCGGGGAGCGCTGGAGTGCACCCcatgtcccagctctgcccctgcacagcctgttccagctGAGGACATGCCTGCAGAAGGGGACACTGCTTCTGGATCTGGATGCCACCAGTTTCAAGGAAATAATTG ACAAAGCACTTTCCGAGCAGcctgaggaagcagagctgcagcctgcactgAAGGAGCGCCTGgcagccctcctgctcctccagccacagcaccagcccacaaaatccctgctgcagctccttgccGAGCTTGGTCTCTCTCTGTGCCAAG GGAAAGCCAAAGGCAGGTCTGAGCCCAGAACCCAGGTCTCCAAAACACCTCTTAAGGAGCAG CTGCGAAACAGATTCAAGAAGAAGGTCCCACCAGGGGCTGAAGCAGCCCACGTTGCTGTCGGGGAAGTTGAATTCCTGGAAAAGCCCTTCATTGCCTTCATTCGCCTCAGGCATGGCGTGTCCCTTGGCTCACTGGCTGAGGTTTCTCTTCCAAGCAG GTTCCTCTTCATCCTGCTGGGCCCCCCCAAAGTGAAAGCCTACCAGGAGGTAGGCAGGGCCATGGCCACACTGCTGACAGATGAG CTCTTCCAAAGAGTTGCCCGGCAGGCTGAGCACCGAGAGGACCTCATGGCAGGGATAGAGGCATTTCTGGATGAGCTGGTTGTGCTTCCTCCTGGGAAGTGGGACCCTGGTGCCCGAATTCCTCCTCCAAGCCATCTGCCAGCTCCACGCAGGAG gaCGGCTGTGGACCCACTGGACCAGCAGCCACATGGTAATGGGGACAtgacagcagctggggacagagccagcccagggcacccacactctggggaggagctggagaggacaGGCAG gcTTTTTGGAGGGCTGCTGCGAGACATCCGGAGGAAGGCACCGTGGTACGGCAGCGACTTCTCCGACGCCCTGCACCCTCAGTGCCTCTCAGCAGTGCTCTACATCTACCTGGCGACAGTCACCAATGCCATCACCTTCGGGGGCATGCTGGGGGATGCAACCGCCAACATGCAG GGGGTGCTGGAGAGCTTCCTGGGCACAGCCTTTGCTGGCTCCATCTTCTGCCTCTTTTCGGGCCAACCCCTGACCATCCTGAGCAGCACCGGCCCCGTGCTCGTCTTTGAGcgcctcctcttctccttcagccA GGATCACGGCCTGGACTACCTGGAGTTCCGCCTCTGGATTGGGCTCTGGGTGGCCTTTTTCGGTGTGGTGCTGGTGGCCACTGAGGCCAGTCACCTGGTGAGGTACTTCACCCGCTTCACCGAGGAAGGCTTCTGCGCACTCATCAGCCTGATATTCATCTACGACTCCCTGAAGAAGATGCTGAGCCTGGCAGATGCCTTCCCCATCAACTGGCAGTACCGGCTGGACAACGTCACCTCCTACAGCTGCACCTGCAACTTGTCCAGCCCCG GCCACAGCTCGGCAGGGAATGACTCGTCGCTGCCCTCACCCCTGGCCACCCGGCAG cctcctgccaccccagcagggctgagcaggacCCAGTGCCTGGATCGAGGCGGGCATCtcctggggacaagctgccactaTGTGCCCGATGTCACCCTcatctccttcctgctctttgGGGGCACCTTCCTCTTCTGCACCGCACTCAAGCACTTCAGGAGCAGCCGCTACTTCCCCGTGGGG GTGCGGAAGCTGGTGAGCGACTTCGCTGTCATCCTGGCCATCCTCGCCTCCTGCGCTGTCGATGCTCTCCTGGGCCTGGAGACCCCCAAGTTGCTTGTCCCCAGCGAGCTGAAG CCCACAAACCCAGCACGGGGCTGGATCGTTTTCCCCTTTGGAGCCAACCCGTGGTGGGTCTGCCTGCTGTCCGCGGTGCCCGCTGTCCTTGTCACCATCCTCATTTTCATGGACCAGCAGATCACAGCTGTCATTCTTAACCGCAGGGAGTACaagctgcag aaaggagCAGGCTTCCACCTGGACCTCCTCTGTGTCTCCCTCCTGATGGTCGTCACCTCTGTCACTGGCCTCCCCTGGTATGTCTCAGCCACTGTTATCTCCCTGGCACACATGGACAGCCTGAGGAAGGAGAGTGCAACCTCAGCCCCCGGCGAGCCCCCCGAGTTCCTGGGCATCAG ggagcagaggctgacAGGCCTGGCTGTCTTCATCCTGATGGGAGCCTCTGTCTTCATGGCCCCCGTGCTCAAG CACATCCCGATGCCGGTGCTGTATGGGGCGTTCCTGCACATGGGGGTGACGGCCCTGAACAGCATccag CTCATGGACCGCGTGCGGCTGCTCCTGATGCCAGCCAAGCACCAGCCAGACCTTGCCTACCTCCGCCACGTGCCCCTGCGCCGGGTGCACCTCTTCACcagcatccagctgctctgcctggccctgctctggctTCTCAAGTCCACCGTGGCCGCTATTATTTTCCCAGTGATG ctgctggcgctgctgggGATCCGGAAGGGGCTGGAGCGCATCTTCTCCCCGCACGACCTGAGCTGGCTGGACGGGCCCGtgcccgggccgggggcggcggggccaCGGCCCCGGGAGCGGAcggagcagggcagcagagccgaGGAGGTCGGTGCTCTCCTGGGAGCCTCGCTCGGCCACAGCCGCCGCGGGGCCGCAGCGCTGGCGCGGGGAGGCGCGATGGCGGCCCGGTAA
- the SLC4A9 gene encoding anion exchange protein 4 isoform X3, whose product MRAHMPGASGTALRAADSCSQPRLECSNPGALSQAFGCSIFPSSMATAARRAGAALQREERGDVTCPLLFIQLNQLLNTPAGLEWREMARWIKFEEKVEDGGERWSAPHVPALPLHSLFQLRTCLQKGTLLLDLDATSFKEIIDKALSEQPEEAELQPALKERLAALLLLQPQHQPTKSLLQLLAELGLSLCQGKAKGRSEPRTQVSKTPLKEQLRNRFKKKVPPGAEAAHVAVGEVEFLEKPFIAFIRLRHGVSLGSLAEVSLPSRFLFILLGPPKVKAYQEVGRAMATLLTDELFQRVARQAEHREDLMAGIEAFLDELVVLPPGKWDPGARIPPPSHLPAPRRRTAVDPLDQQPHGNGDMTAAGDRASPGHPHSGEELERTGRLFGGLLRDIRRKAPWYGSDFSDALHPQCLSAVLYIYLATVTNAITFGGMLGDATANMQGVLESFLGTAFAGSIFCLFSGQPLTILSSTGPVLVFERLLFSFSQDHGLDYLEFRLWIGLWVAFFGVVLVATEASHLVRYFTRFTEEGFCALISLIFIYDSLKKMLSLADAFPINWQYRLDNVTSYSCTCNLSSPGHSSAGNDSSLPSPLATRQVQPLLPGRQERPGGEPKVSMCDPSSPPTSSLQPPATPAGLSRTQCLDRGGHLLGTSCHYVPDVTLISFLLFGGTFLFCTALKHFRSSRYFPVGVRKLVSDFAVILAILASCAVDALLGLETPKLLVPSELKPTNPARGWIVFPFGANPWWVCLLSAVPAVLVTILIFMDQQITAVILNRREYKLQKGAGFHLDLLCVSLLMVVTSVTGLPWYVSATVISLAHMDSLRKESATSAPGEPPEFLGIREQRLTGLAVFILMGASVFMAPVLKLMDRVRLLLMPAKHQPDLAYLRHVPLRRVHLFTSIQLLCLALLWLLKSTVAAIIFPVMLLALLGIRKGLERIFSPHDLSWLDGPVPGPGAAGPRPRERTEQGSRAEEVGALLGASLGHSRRGAAALARGGAMAAR is encoded by the exons ATGCGAGCCCACATGCCCGGGGCGAGTGGCACGGCTCTCCGGGCAGCAGacagctgctcacagcccagactAGAGTGCAGCAACCCTGGAGCTCTCTCACAGGCTTTCGGCTGCAGCATCTTCCCCTCCAGCATGGCCACCGCGGCCCGGCGAGCTGGTGCCGCCCTGCAGCGGGAGGAGAGGGGGGACGTCACCTGCCCGCTGCTCTTCATCCAGCTCAACCAGCTCCTCAACACCCCGGCGGGGCTGGAGTGGAGGGAGATGGCCAG gtgGATCAAGTTTGAGGAGAAGGTGGAGGATGGCGGGGAGCGCTGGAGTGCACCCcatgtcccagctctgcccctgcacagcctgttccagctGAGGACATGCCTGCAGAAGGGGACACTGCTTCTGGATCTGGATGCCACCAGTTTCAAGGAAATAATTG ACAAAGCACTTTCCGAGCAGcctgaggaagcagagctgcagcctgcactgAAGGAGCGCCTGgcagccctcctgctcctccagccacagcaccagcccacaaaatccctgctgcagctccttgccGAGCTTGGTCTCTCTCTGTGCCAAG GGAAAGCCAAAGGCAGGTCTGAGCCCAGAACCCAGGTCTCCAAAACACCTCTTAAGGAGCAG CTGCGAAACAGATTCAAGAAGAAGGTCCCACCAGGGGCTGAAGCAGCCCACGTTGCTGTCGGGGAAGTTGAATTCCTGGAAAAGCCCTTCATTGCCTTCATTCGCCTCAGGCATGGCGTGTCCCTTGGCTCACTGGCTGAGGTTTCTCTTCCAAGCAG GTTCCTCTTCATCCTGCTGGGCCCCCCCAAAGTGAAAGCCTACCAGGAGGTAGGCAGGGCCATGGCCACACTGCTGACAGATGAG CTCTTCCAAAGAGTTGCCCGGCAGGCTGAGCACCGAGAGGACCTCATGGCAGGGATAGAGGCATTTCTGGATGAGCTGGTTGTGCTTCCTCCTGGGAAGTGGGACCCTGGTGCCCGAATTCCTCCTCCAAGCCATCTGCCAGCTCCACGCAGGAG gaCGGCTGTGGACCCACTGGACCAGCAGCCACATGGTAATGGGGACAtgacagcagctggggacagagccagcccagggcacccacactctggggaggagctggagaggacaGGCAG gcTTTTTGGAGGGCTGCTGCGAGACATCCGGAGGAAGGCACCGTGGTACGGCAGCGACTTCTCCGACGCCCTGCACCCTCAGTGCCTCTCAGCAGTGCTCTACATCTACCTGGCGACAGTCACCAATGCCATCACCTTCGGGGGCATGCTGGGGGATGCAACCGCCAACATGCAG GGGGTGCTGGAGAGCTTCCTGGGCACAGCCTTTGCTGGCTCCATCTTCTGCCTCTTTTCGGGCCAACCCCTGACCATCCTGAGCAGCACCGGCCCCGTGCTCGTCTTTGAGcgcctcctcttctccttcagccA GGATCACGGCCTGGACTACCTGGAGTTCCGCCTCTGGATTGGGCTCTGGGTGGCCTTTTTCGGTGTGGTGCTGGTGGCCACTGAGGCCAGTCACCTGGTGAGGTACTTCACCCGCTTCACCGAGGAAGGCTTCTGCGCACTCATCAGCCTGATATTCATCTACGACTCCCTGAAGAAGATGCTGAGCCTGGCAGATGCCTTCCCCATCAACTGGCAGTACCGGCTGGACAACGTCACCTCCTACAGCTGCACCTGCAACTTGTCCAGCCCCG GCCACAGCTCGGCAGGGAATGACTCGTCGCTGCCCTCACCCCTGGCCACCCGGCAGGtacagcccctgctgccaggcaggcaggaaaggccCGGGGGTGAGCCCAAGGTGTCCATGTGTGATCCCTCCTCACCACCCACCTcgtccctgcagcctcctgccaccccagcagggctgagcaggacCCAGTGCCTGGATCGAGGCGGGCATCtcctggggacaagctgccactaTGTGCCCGATGTCACCCTcatctccttcctgctctttgGGGGCACCTTCCTCTTCTGCACCGCACTCAAGCACTTCAGGAGCAGCCGCTACTTCCCCGTGGGG GTGCGGAAGCTGGTGAGCGACTTCGCTGTCATCCTGGCCATCCTCGCCTCCTGCGCTGTCGATGCTCTCCTGGGCCTGGAGACCCCCAAGTTGCTTGTCCCCAGCGAGCTGAAG CCCACAAACCCAGCACGGGGCTGGATCGTTTTCCCCTTTGGAGCCAACCCGTGGTGGGTCTGCCTGCTGTCCGCGGTGCCCGCTGTCCTTGTCACCATCCTCATTTTCATGGACCAGCAGATCACAGCTGTCATTCTTAACCGCAGGGAGTACaagctgcag aaaggagCAGGCTTCCACCTGGACCTCCTCTGTGTCTCCCTCCTGATGGTCGTCACCTCTGTCACTGGCCTCCCCTGGTATGTCTCAGCCACTGTTATCTCCCTGGCACACATGGACAGCCTGAGGAAGGAGAGTGCAACCTCAGCCCCCGGCGAGCCCCCCGAGTTCCTGGGCATCAG ggagcagaggctgacAGGCCTGGCTGTCTTCATCCTGATGGGAGCCTCTGTCTTCATGGCCCCCGTGCTCAAG CTCATGGACCGCGTGCGGCTGCTCCTGATGCCAGCCAAGCACCAGCCAGACCTTGCCTACCTCCGCCACGTGCCCCTGCGCCGGGTGCACCTCTTCACcagcatccagctgctctgcctggccctgctctggctTCTCAAGTCCACCGTGGCCGCTATTATTTTCCCAGTGATG ctgctggcgctgctgggGATCCGGAAGGGGCTGGAGCGCATCTTCTCCCCGCACGACCTGAGCTGGCTGGACGGGCCCGtgcccgggccgggggcggcggggccaCGGCCCCGGGAGCGGAcggagcagggcagcagagccgaGGAGGTCGGTGCTCTCCTGGGAGCCTCGCTCGGCCACAGCCGCCGCGGGGCCGCAGCGCTGGCGCGGGGAGGCGCGATGGCGGCCCGGTAA